A genomic stretch from Streptomyces venezuelae ATCC 10712 includes:
- a CDS encoding AfsR/SARP family transcriptional regulator translates to MRTQFAVLGEIEARVDGRPVGLGHPRQRSVLAALLVDAGRTVSVDRLGDRVWGERPPQRWRPTLYSYVSRLRQALEPADGDGVRIRREAGGYRLAGEASEIDLHLFRELVAKARRSPDDDGAADLLDQALRLWRGPAFGALDTPWFTALRETLHHERFTAELDRNDIALRHGHHAHVLPGLTAHATAHPLDERVAGQLMLALHHSGRPADALRQYRRTRRALAEELGIDPGPPLRELQRRILAADASLAAPVRAAPANPTPVPRQLPAPPALFTGRDEELGQLTKSLADRPEGTLALSVICGPGGVGKSWLAAQWADRNIQRFPDGQLYANLYGFDPSTPPLPPHVALRGFLEALGVARDRVPTDPGAQSALYRSLLADRRVLVVLDDVRDAEQVRPLLPGSASCTVLVTSRNRLSALVAAHGARLLPVDVLSPAEAYALLEGRLGAERTSAEPAAVAAIVEHCAGLPLALGIVAARAALYPDFRLAVLAEELVRAADRLTALDPGDVAVNVRAVLAASHRALTPDAARLFSLLGLAQGPDLGLAAAAGLAGLPPAGTRVLLTELEGAHLLRQHRPGRYRMHDLVRLYATELADGLPAEQAASARARLLDHYLHTAFAANLLLDGPYTPFRPEPEPPAAGSRPVTPDDTAAALRWFHDEHECLLAAQSQAAALGRHRVVWQLAWTLISYHLGGHRLQEYGTVWRAALAAAEHDGDGARTLAHWRLGFADARAGDHPRALDHLHRALALAERSDDLAARAHIYRTLGRVWEERGDDERALDHATHALRLYQEVDHPLWQANQLNAVGWMHARLGRHTEARAHCERALALFRAEGLPAHGASTLDSLGYIAHRTGRYRDALDHYGQALELFREVHDTANEADTLAHAGDTHRALGQDADARDAWLRALELYRSQDRAAEADDVRGRLEALGDA, encoded by the coding sequence GTGAGGACACAGTTCGCAGTACTCGGCGAGATCGAGGCGCGCGTCGACGGCAGGCCCGTCGGGCTCGGGCACCCACGCCAGCGGTCCGTACTGGCCGCGCTGCTCGTCGACGCCGGCCGCACCGTCTCCGTCGACCGGCTCGGCGACCGCGTCTGGGGCGAGCGGCCGCCCCAGCGGTGGCGCCCCACGCTCTACAGCTACGTCTCCCGGCTGCGCCAGGCCCTGGAGCCGGCCGACGGCGACGGAGTCCGGATCCGCCGCGAAGCCGGCGGGTACCGGCTGGCCGGCGAGGCGTCGGAGATCGACCTGCACCTGTTCCGCGAGCTCGTCGCAAAGGCCCGCCGGAGCCCGGACGACGACGGCGCGGCCGACCTGCTCGACCAGGCCCTCCGGTTATGGCGAGGACCGGCCTTCGGCGCCCTGGACACGCCCTGGTTCACCGCCCTCCGCGAGACCCTCCACCACGAGCGCTTCACCGCCGAACTCGACCGCAACGACATCGCCCTGCGCCACGGTCACCACGCGCACGTCCTCCCCGGCCTCACCGCGCACGCCACCGCCCACCCCCTGGACGAACGCGTGGCCGGCCAGCTCATGCTCGCCCTCCACCACTCCGGACGCCCGGCCGACGCGCTGCGGCAGTACCGGCGGACCCGCCGCGCCCTCGCCGAAGAACTCGGGATCGATCCGGGCCCGCCGCTCCGGGAACTGCAGCGACGCATCCTCGCCGCCGACGCCTCCCTCGCCGCCCCCGTCCGGGCGGCCCCCGCGAACCCCACCCCGGTGCCGCGTCAACTCCCTGCCCCGCCCGCCCTGTTCACCGGCCGCGACGAGGAGCTGGGACAGCTCACCAAGTCCCTCGCGGACCGGCCGGAAGGCACCCTGGCGCTCTCGGTGATCTGCGGCCCCGGCGGCGTCGGCAAGAGCTGGCTGGCCGCCCAGTGGGCCGACCGGAACATCCAGCGGTTCCCCGACGGGCAGCTGTACGCCAACCTGTACGGCTTCGACCCCAGCACCCCGCCGCTGCCCCCGCACGTGGCCCTGCGCGGCTTTCTGGAAGCCCTCGGCGTCGCCCGCGACCGCGTGCCCACCGACCCCGGGGCCCAGTCCGCCCTGTACCGGAGCCTGCTCGCGGACCGGCGCGTGCTGGTCGTCCTGGACGACGTCCGCGACGCCGAACAGGTACGCCCGCTGCTGCCCGGCAGCGCCTCCTGCACGGTGCTCGTCACCAGCCGCAACCGCCTGTCCGCGCTGGTGGCCGCGCACGGCGCCCGGCTGCTGCCGGTGGACGTCCTCAGCCCCGCGGAGGCGTACGCACTCCTGGAGGGCCGGCTGGGTGCCGAGCGCACCTCCGCGGAGCCCGCGGCCGTCGCCGCGATCGTGGAGCACTGCGCCGGTCTGCCGCTCGCCCTCGGCATCGTGGCCGCCCGCGCCGCCCTGTACCCCGACTTCCGGCTCGCCGTCCTCGCCGAGGAACTCGTCAGGGCCGCCGACCGCCTCACCGCGCTCGACCCCGGAGACGTGGCGGTGAACGTGCGCGCCGTCCTCGCCGCCTCCCACCGGGCCCTCACCCCCGACGCGGCCCGGCTGTTCTCCCTCCTCGGCCTGGCGCAGGGCCCGGACCTCGGCCTCGCGGCCGCCGCCGGCCTCGCGGGACTCCCGCCGGCCGGGACCCGCGTGCTGCTGACCGAACTGGAGGGCGCGCACCTCCTGCGGCAGCACCGCCCGGGGCGGTACCGGATGCACGACCTCGTCCGCCTGTACGCGACCGAGCTCGCCGACGGCCTGCCCGCCGAGCAGGCCGCGTCGGCCCGGGCCCGGCTCCTCGACCACTACCTCCACACCGCGTTCGCCGCCAACCTCCTGCTGGACGGCCCGTACACGCCGTTCCGGCCCGAACCGGAACCTCCCGCCGCCGGCAGCCGCCCCGTCACCCCCGACGACACCGCGGCGGCGCTCCGGTGGTTCCACGACGAGCACGAGTGCCTGCTGGCCGCCCAGTCGCAGGCCGCCGCCCTCGGACGGCACCGGGTCGTCTGGCAGCTGGCGTGGACGCTCATCTCCTACCACCTGGGCGGACACCGGCTGCAGGAGTACGGCACGGTGTGGCGGGCCGCCCTGGCCGCGGCCGAACACGACGGCGACGGCGCGCGGACGCTCGCCCACTGGCGCCTGGGATTCGCCGACGCCCGGGCCGGCGACCACCCGAGGGCCCTCGACCACCTGCACCGCGCCCTCGCCCTGGCGGAGCGGAGCGACGACCTCGCGGCGCGGGCCCACATCTACCGCACCCTCGGGCGCGTCTGGGAGGAGCGGGGCGACGACGAGCGCGCCCTCGACCACGCGACGCACGCGCTGCGCCTGTACCAGGAGGTCGACCATCCGCTCTGGCAGGCGAACCAGCTCAACGCGGTCGGCTGGATGCACGCCCGGCTCGGCCGGCACACGGAGGCACGCGCCCACTGCGAGCGGGCCCTCGCGCTGTTCCGCGCGGAGGGCCTGCCGGCCCACGGCGCGTCGACCCTGGACAGCCTGGGCTACATAGCCCACCGGACCGGCCGGTACCGCGACGCCCTGGACCACTACGGGCAGGCCCTGGAACTGTTCCGGGAGGTCCACGACACCGCCAACGAGGCCGACACCCTCGCCCACGCCGGTGACACCCACCGCGCCCTGGGGCAGGACGCGGACGCGCGCGACGCCTGGCTCAGGGCCCTTGAGCTGTACCGGTCCCAGGACCGCGCCGCCGAGGCCGACGACGTCCGCGGCCGCCTGGAGGCGCTCGGCGACGCGTAG
- a CDS encoding alpha/beta fold hydrolase gives MSETPTNTLQYRLDGREDAPVLVLGPSLGTTWHMWDRQIPELTRDWRVVRFDLPGHGGAPARPFTSVAELGDRLLATLDAIGVQRFGYAGCSLGGAVGLDLALRAPHRVASLALVATSPRFGSADEFRQRGVIVRANGLEPMARTAPEQWFTSVFAGAQPAIVDWAVQMVRTTDPACYVAACEALAVFDVREALDRITVPALVLVGSEDQVTGPAEARTLVAGIADARLAVVPGASHLAPVEQPAAVTDLLVDHFAGTAPDTSGPLTVPPMPAAPVPVAEPAPAAEPAEAGRPDPYEKGLGLRREVLGDAHVDQALADDPEGGFQELVTRYAWGEVWSREGLDRRTRSVVTLTALIAGGHREALADHTRAALRNGLSPDELREIVLHAGVYCGFPAAETALRVVGRVVEEETRPPA, from the coding sequence GTGAGCGAGACACCGACGAACACCCTGCAATACCGCCTCGACGGGCGGGAAGACGCTCCGGTCCTGGTACTCGGACCCTCGCTGGGGACCACGTGGCACATGTGGGACCGGCAGATACCCGAGCTCACCCGGGACTGGCGGGTCGTCCGATTCGACCTTCCCGGGCACGGCGGGGCGCCCGCGCGGCCCTTCACCTCCGTCGCCGAGCTCGGTGACCGGCTGCTCGCCACCCTCGACGCCATCGGCGTGCAGCGCTTCGGGTACGCGGGCTGCTCCCTCGGCGGGGCCGTCGGTCTCGACCTGGCCCTGCGCGCGCCCCACCGGGTCGCCTCCCTCGCGCTGGTCGCGACCTCGCCCCGGTTCGGCAGCGCCGACGAGTTCCGCCAGCGCGGAGTCATCGTCCGGGCCAACGGTCTCGAACCGATGGCCCGCACCGCGCCCGAGCAGTGGTTCACCTCGGTGTTCGCCGGCGCGCAGCCCGCGATCGTGGACTGGGCCGTACAGATGGTCCGCACCACGGACCCCGCCTGCTACGTCGCCGCCTGCGAGGCCCTCGCCGTCTTCGACGTACGCGAGGCCCTGGACCGGATCACCGTCCCGGCCCTCGTCCTGGTCGGCTCCGAGGACCAGGTCACCGGGCCCGCCGAGGCCCGCACCCTGGTCGCCGGGATCGCCGACGCGCGGCTCGCGGTGGTGCCCGGCGCCTCGCACCTGGCGCCCGTCGAGCAGCCCGCCGCCGTCACCGATCTGCTCGTCGACCACTTCGCCGGTACGGCCCCCGACACCAGCGGCCCGCTGACCGTGCCGCCGATGCCGGCCGCGCCGGTGCCGGTGGCCGAGCCCGCCCCGGCCGCCGAGCCCGCCGAGGCGGGTCGCCCCGACCCGTACGAGAAGGGGCTCGGGCTGCGGCGCGAGGTCCTCGGCGACGCCCATGTCGACCAGGCCCTCGCGGACGACCCCGAGGGCGGTTTCCAGGAGCTGGTCACCCGGTACGCCTGGGGCGAGGTCTGGAGCCGGGAGGGGCTCGACCGGCGCACCCGCAGCGTCGTGACCCTCACGGCGCTCATCGCCGGGGGCCACCGGGAGGCCCTCGCCGACCACACCCGCGCCGCCCTCCGCAACGGCCTCTCGCCCGACGAGCTGCGCGAGATCGTCCTCCACGCGGGCGTGTACTGCGGCTTTCCCGCCGCCGAGACCGCCCTCCGGGTGGTGGGCCGGGTCGTCGAGGAGGAGACAAGGCCTCCGGCGTAG
- a CDS encoding MBL fold metallo-hydrolase, which produces MKLTKKSHACVRLEKDGRTLVIDPGNFTEEDAALGADVLLVTHEHPDHFDEGRLRAALEADPAAELWTLRSVADRLSAAFPGRVHTVGHGDSFTAAGFDVQVHGELHAVIHPDIPRITNVGYLVDDGAVFHPGDALTVPDHAVDTLLLPVMAPWSKISEVIDYVRELGPRRAYDIHDALLTDLARPIYDRQIGALGGTDHQRLAPGASAEL; this is translated from the coding sequence GTGAAGCTGACGAAGAAGTCCCACGCGTGCGTCCGGCTGGAGAAGGACGGGCGGACGCTCGTCATCGACCCCGGCAATTTCACCGAGGAGGACGCGGCCCTCGGGGCGGACGTCCTGCTCGTCACGCACGAGCACCCCGACCACTTCGACGAGGGCCGGCTGCGGGCGGCCCTGGAGGCCGACCCGGCCGCCGAGCTCTGGACGCTGCGGAGCGTCGCCGACCGGCTCTCGGCGGCCTTCCCCGGCCGGGTGCACACGGTCGGTCACGGTGACTCGTTCACGGCGGCCGGGTTCGACGTGCAGGTGCACGGCGAGCTGCACGCCGTGATCCACCCGGACATCCCGCGCATCACGAACGTGGGGTACCTGGTCGACGACGGCGCCGTCTTCCACCCCGGGGACGCGCTCACCGTGCCGGACCACGCGGTGGACACGCTGCTGCTGCCCGTCATGGCGCCGTGGAGCAAGATCTCCGAGGTCATCGACTACGTCCGCGAACTGGGGCCGCGCCGGGCGTACGACATCCACGACGCCCTGCTCACCGACCTCGCCCGGCCCATCTACGACCGGCAGATCGGCGCGCTCGGCGGCACCGACCACCAGCGGCTCGCCCCGGGCGCCTCCGCCGAGCTCTGA